One genomic window of Corticium candelabrum chromosome 9, ooCorCand1.1, whole genome shotgun sequence includes the following:
- the LOC134184511 gene encoding centrosomal protein of 41 kDa-like: MSATSSRAKKAPNRDVMNKRIPTNPRYQHVRATVDTGSSLSKYLEKMEDIKRNYRYRRDEIFRRIKSTTFVQLVIQVFDAAGDEDLSFERGDEKENETIHHQASTGNAHDIPQLDLSKVSAAIVEEDEASTTRSSLSDFVLGSGEIREPVDVQPPVVLQCPFLLLDVREKDDYDQCHIIGALNYPAAMLSRSFNYFTKEILSYKNKPGHIIILYDEDERIASTAATTFVQREVDNVFMLSGGLKVLSQKFPKGIMSGLLPDSCKASSNGQSLAHKAKSRPSTQLAGQAVTHPSMFLPEHLDKLQDQLDDILLLESDSSSRLSSRSTTSRLPSSRSTTATSTRTGSGSRIPSSARSTSSQPPWK, encoded by the exons ATGTCAGCGACGTCTAGTCGAGCGAAGAAGGCACCAAATAGGGAT GTGATGAACAAAAGGATCCCCACAAACCCTCGATACCAACATGTCAGAGCAACGGTCGATACAG GATCAAGCTTGTCAAAATATTTAGAGAAAATGGAAGACATAAAACGAA ACTACAGGTACCGGAGAGATGAGATATTCAGGCGGATCAAATCAACAACGTTTGTTCAACTG GTCATTCAGGTGTTTGATGCTGCTGGAGATGAAGACCTTTCGTTTGAACGAGGAGATGAAAAGGAAAATGAAACAATCCATCATCAGGCAAGCACTG GCAATGCTCATGATATTCCTCAACTTGATCTTTCAAAAGTGTCAGCTGCTATTGTTGAGGAAGATGAGGCATCTACTACTAGATCATCGCTTTCAGA CTTTGTTCTTGGTTCTGGTGAGATTAGAGAGCCAGTGGATGTTCAGCCACCTGTTGTGCTTCAGTGCCCTTTTTTGCTACTGGATGTGCGAGAGAAGGATGATTATGATCAATGCCATATTATTGGAGCACTCAACTATCCAGCTGCTATGCTGTCAAGAAGCTTCAACTACTTCACCAAAGAAATACTGAGTTAT AAAAACAAGCCAGGACATATTATAATACTATATGATGAAGACGAACGGATAGCTTCAACTGCTGCCACCACATTTGTGCAGCGCGAAGTAGACAATGTTTTCATGCTATCAGGAG GATTAAAGGTTCTTAGTCAAAAGTTCCCCAAAGGTATTATGAGTGGATTATTGCCAGACAGTTGCAAGGCATCATCAAATGGCCAATCCTTAGCACACAAAGCTAAGTCCCGTCCATCCACTCAGCTTGCTGGCCAAGCAGTTACTCATCCAAGCATGTTTTTACCTGAACATCTTGACAAATTACAAGACCAACTAGATGATATTTTACTTTTGGAATCag ACTCCTCTTCTCGGTTGAGTAGTAGAAGTACAACTTCTCGTCTTCCAAGCTCTCGTAGTACAACGGCTACATCAACAAGAACAGGATCAGGTAGCAGAATACCAAGTAGTGCACGTAGCACTAGTAGCCAGCCACCATGGAAATAA
- the LOC134184049 gene encoding probable helicase senataxin: protein MAYNGDGCLWCQDPEQARPLLGSLCDQLQPTWLPHMLEDLGSCFDCVVEYQRAKEDFLEVHPEMKQPFYEFDVKRISEYLESQMSSNLQLSDDVIDVDGYVTVADRLRTPLLECLKYPNYLMHTRINEVFIRALQLHSDRGEDLLVDEKLPGAYLLIIHPHHLIRRWAIKTVCALGAIAVNDFDDLQLVSKWIISVPKFGLICHSAVLELTDTFLPWDPEATLVLPNHLFDSQQPHDFWVGFCMFLTALDAQTLKTLLITDQQEIVDIIVNVFDDKHDLMVTESSAFWPALQCFVVILQRTESRLWSVSSQNPNSVLNLVIYNRHYQAELLALASYTDNMEDEDEIAVVAGDMSNSQIAFEWDGKSAKCQKRDISQRSFHATLFGWFTAFVLSLVDFGDLAADQFKYVVRFLLRMPDRLIVNNNENRGGALQEVL, encoded by the exons ATGGCTTACAATGGAGATGGCTGCCTCTGGTGTCAAGATCCAGAACAAGCTAGACCACTCCTTGGTAGTTTGTGTGACCAATTACAACCTACGTGGCTACCTCACATGTTGGAAGATCTGGGATCTTGCTTTGACTGTGTAGTGGAATATCAAAGAGCCAAAGAAGACTTTCTTGAGGTCCACCCAGAGATGAAGCAGCCATTCTATGAGTTTGATGTGAAACGGATCAGTGAGTATTTAGAGAGTCAAATGAGTAGTAATCTCCAACTTTCAGATGATGTGATTGATGTTGACGGGTATGTGACTGTAGCTGATAGACTGAGAACGCCTCTTCTGGAATGTTTGAAGTATCCAAACTATTTAATGCATACTCGAATAAACGAGGTGTTCATTAGAGCCCTTCAGTTGCACTCAGACAGAGGTGAAGATTTGCTGGTTGATGAGAAACTTCCAGGTGCATATCTCTTGATCATTCATCCTCATCATCTTATTCGTCGTTGGGCTATTAAAACAGTTTGCGCACTAGGCGCAATTGCTGTCAATGACTTTGATGACCTTCAACTGGTATCAAAATGGATTATTTCTGTTCCAAAGTTTGGGCTTATCTGTCATTCAGCTGTCTTAGAGCTGACTGATACTTTCCTACCATGGGATCCTGAGGCAACATTGGTGCTGCCTAATCACCTGTTTGATAGTCAACAGCCTCATGACTTTTGGGTTGGATTCTGCATGTTTCTTACTGCTCTTGATGCTCAGACTCTGAAGACCCTCTTGATCACTGATCAGCAGGAAATCGTTGATATTATTGTAAATGTTTTTGATGACAAACATGACTTGATGGTTACTGAATCCTCAGCGTTTTGGCCTGCTCTCcagtgttttgttgttatctTACAGAGAACAGAGTCTCGCCTGTGGTCGGTTTCATCCCAAAATCCTAACAGTGTTCTTAACCTTGTAATCTATAATCGGCATTACCAAGCAGAGTTGCTGGCATTGGCATCATACACTGATAACAtggaagatgaagatgaaataGCAGTAGTTGCAGGTGATATGTCAAACAGCCAAATTGCTTTTGAATGGGATGGAAAATCAGCTAAATGCCAAAAGCGGGACATATCTCAGAGATCATTTCATGCCACATTGTTTGGTTGGTTTACTGCATTTGTGCTGTCGCTAGTAGATTTTGGTGATCTAGCAGCTGATCAGTTCAAGTACGTTGTCCGCTTTCTTCTTCGAATGCCAGATAGGTTAATAGTGAATAACAATGAAAATAGAG GAGGTGCTCTACAGGAAGTTCTATAG